The Kiloniellales bacterium sequence CTGGACCCTCTGCTCCAGGGCGTAAAACAGGAGGCCGAAGAGGCAGCCGGCGAGAAAGCCGGTGACGTGGGCGAAGATGTCGGTGCGCGGGCCCTCCATGCCGAGGAAGGCGAGCAGAGCGATCCCGGCGCCGAGCGGCGCCCAGCGGTCGAAGCGCCGGCGGCGGCTGGGCTGGCCGCGCTCGGCCCAGGCCGCCGCGGCCAGAATCCCGAGCGTGCCGAAGACCGCGGTCGAGGCGCCGACCGAGCTGTGCGCCGCCGGCTGGACCACGGCGTTGAGGCCGTTGCCCAGGCCGCCGGCCAGCACCAGCCCGGCCCAGGCCAGGCCCCAGCCCAGGCGCTGGCCGGCGAGGTAGCAGAAAATCAGGCCGAGCGCGAGGTTGCCCAGGAGATGCTGGGCGTCGCCGTGCAGCCCCATCGCCGTGAAGGCGCGCCACCAGGCGCCGTCGCGAATCAGCCCGGCCTGGGTATGGCCGGCCGCCCACCAGTCGAGCCCGAAGGCCTTGTGGCGCTGGGCGAGGTCGAGCGCCAGGATCGTCACGCCGTAGAGGCTCGCGGCATTGAGGCCGTCCGCCGCCGGATAGACGCGGGCCGCGCGCGGCGCCTCGGGCGGGTTCTCGGCGGCGTAGAGGCTGAGCTGACGGCGCGCGTCGGGCGCGTCGCGCGGCCGGACCAGCAGGGCGAAGTCCCCTTCCCTCGGCGCCACCTGGCAGGGGATGCCGACCGCCATCAGGACCAGGGCGTACTCCTGGCAGCGCTGGCGCGACGGCGAGGCGAAGAGCGTCAGGAGTTCGGTCTGGTC is a genomic window containing:
- a CDS encoding rhomboid family intramembrane serine protease; protein product: MDQTELLTLFASPSRQRCQEYALVLMAVGIPCQVAPREGDFALLVRPRDAPDARRQLSLYAAENPPEAPRAARVYPAADGLNAASLYGVTILALDLAQRHKAFGLDWWAAGHTQAGLIRDGAWWRAFTAMGLHGDAQHLLGNLALGLIFCYLAGQRLGWGLAWAGLVLAGGLGNGLNAVVQPAAHSSVGASTAVFGTLGILAAAAWAERGQPSRRRRFDRWAPLGAGIALLAFLGMEGPRTDIFAHVTGFLAGCLFGLLFYALEQRVQVEARHQMAAGAGATALFVLAWVWAF